Below is a genomic region from Clostridiaceae bacterium.
GGCCTGTTGTAGGAGATTCATTTATATATATGATTCTACCTGTAAGAAGGTGAGGACATGGAAATCGAAAAAGTAATAATTAATACCGAGTTTATAAAACTAGACCAGTTTTTAAAATGGGTTGGTATTAATCCAACTGGATCAGATGCCAAAGCGATGATTCAGGAAGGTAA
It encodes:
- the yaaA gene encoding S4 domain-containing protein YaaA, with protein sequence MEKVIINTEFIKLDQFLKWVGINPTGSDAKAMIQEGKVKVNGEQETRRGRKLRKSDIVEVNGRIFEIV